DNA sequence from the Lycium barbarum isolate Lr01 chromosome 5, ASM1917538v2, whole genome shotgun sequence genome:
GTATTGAGTTTAACATATATATACTGCTCGTGTTAAGAAATTTTTTATTATCAGTACATTTTAACATACGATTATACTAGTACTAGTAAGTAAATTGCCTTATGTTTCAGGCTACAAACCTATTACCTTTTACGGTTGCTAACGTATAGTTATTAGGTAGGTAATTTGATAGTGTAAAAAAGTGTAGTTAAACTCATAAATAAATCCACTTCTTTGTCTTCTTATTGCTTTATTTGTATGTTTccattttttatcttgtttttgTTTATGACCTCGAAATATCCATCTTGAAATTTCTCTATTTAATAATTAATTTctttctgtcccaatttatgtggaaCCTATATTAAAAGTCAAATATGAATTTCTTTATCGCGACATTTTCATGtaaaaatttaattattaattattgtgatttatagtactttttgcGTAGTATGTAAATTTCATTTTTATAAATTAAGATTTTATGTTCGAATTCAcaattaaaactttattttataatTGGAATTATGCCACACAAATTGGAATCAGCTTGTTGATCTCCGCGAAAGCACTAGCATTCGTGCTATAATTAGAGTATAATATTTGCAGGTAATTGATTGTGGGGagaattttttaaattaaaaaacacTAGTAAAATAATTAAAGAAACACTACGTAATGGTCAAGTCTTATTGACTTTCAGAATTACTGGCGGCCCCTTTCCCTACTTGATCCTTTCACTTGAATTGTTGTAAAAAGATGCATAGTGATTTGTCAAAAGGTTGAAAGCAGCAAATAACAAGCAGAAGTCGAGATTAGATTCAACAAGATGATTTATAGCAACGCaaatatttataatttattttaaataataagttttaaaagtctttatttttGCTTAAACTCAGTTAAGCAACATCACTTAAATTGGAACGGGACGGAGGAAGAACAATTGAAGttatatatatagacattatagaaaCTGTTTACCATTTGCATATTACTCATCCATGTTAGTAACTTTTACATGAACGTGATTATGAGTGGCTTATAAGACTGACCTTGAAATGGCTCACATTGGAATGATTAGGTTGTCTTCATTTGTCTTGAGATGAATAATAACGTTTCTTTGAAATTTTGATTAAATGCAGATTCAATAGGGACCTAAGGTGGAGAACGGGTGTACAACTTCTACCCATTTCATGCAAGAGCTCCAACAGTTTCAAGATTACTATAGAAGCTCTCAAAGAGGCATATGAAAATGCCCAACAAGCAAATGTCAAAGTCAAAGGCTTAATTTTGACCAACCCTTCTAATCCATTAGGCACCACTTTAGACAGGGACACACTAAAAAACCTCTTGACCTTCACCAATGAACACAACATCCACCTTGTTTGTGACGAAATCTACGCAACCACCGTGTTTGATGCTCCACAATTCGTCAGCATTGCTGAAATTATCACCAACGATGAAGTAACGAATCGTTGTATTAATAAAGATTTGGTGCATATAGTGTATAGTCTTTCGAAAGACATGGGATTTCCAGGATTCCGAGTGGGAATTGTGTATTCGTTCAATGATGATGTGGTTAATTGTGCTAGAAAAATGTCTAGTTTCGGTCTTGTTTCAACTCAAACACAACATATAATAGCAGCTATGCTCTCTGACGATGAATTCGTCGAAGAATTTCTCATTGAAAGCGCAAAAAGGTTAAGGAAAAGGCACGAAAAATTCACCGGGGGACTTGAAGAAGTCGGGATAAAGTGTCTAAAAAGCAATGCAGGTCTTTTTTGCTGGATGGATTTGCGGCCGCTACTAAAAGAACCAACACATGATGGTGAGGTGACACTGTGGAAACTGATCATAAACGATGTGAAGCTCAACGTCTCGCCTGGATCTTCTTTTAATTGCCCCGAGACAGGTTGGTTTAGAGTTTGTTTTGCGAATATCGATGATCAAACAGTGGATATCGCGCTCGTGAGGATTCGGATGTTTGTGGAtggtaataatgatgttaaagaaaATGGGGTCGCAAAGGAGAAACAGCATTGGAAGAGGAGCAATCTACGACTTAGCTTCTCGAATGGGAAGTACGATGAGAATGTTATGAGTTTGAATATGATGTCTCCTAATTCTCCAATTCCTCACTCACCGCTTGTTCGAGCGAGGAATTAAAATAAAACATTAATTAGGAAGGACGATCAATTATTGTACCAACAAATAAAGTTAGAATCATGGTATAAGATGAGTAGAATGAGAAGAAGTTAAGTAAGATGATACTATTATTCTTTTGTAACGATTACTAGGTAGGTGTTTAGCCTTCTAATTTGGAGCTCGAATTTGAAGTTTTAATGTGAAATTAGTAGTTGTTTATGACATTTGAACAAAATTTTAACTTCAATTTGAAAATGCTTATTTCCCCTGAAAAATGAAACAAATGATCTCGTGATCAGTCATTAGTCGTCATTTCATTCTTCTGGCAATCAATTTTGTACCTGCCAATTGTTGCAACTTTGTAGTACTACCTAATTCATATTTATCACTCAAATTTAAGAAATTATAAAGTAAAAAAAGAAATGACTGGAAGTTCATGCACTATAGCAACCACCAGTACCGCACCCACCACTTTAACAATAGCCTATATTGTTCAATTGTTCACAAGCCTATCTCGAAAGATTAGTATTGTCGGCAAGACTTGCATGTGTTGTTCAATTATTTGCAAACTTGTCACGAAACACTTGATATTATTTTGTTCACTAGTCTTGTTGGATTGACAGGATTTACATGTGTTGTTTATATTCATATACCAGCTTTTGTCAAGATTTGGTACTATTTTTATTCTACTCATCTTGTTAAATTGTTCAAAAATGCTGTCGGATTGGCAAGACTTACTTCTGTAACTCAGTTGTTCACAAGATTGTCGGACTAACAAGACATGTTACTATCTTTGTGCTACTCATCTTATAGAAGTTTCACAATTGGCAAGACttgtctatgttgtttaaggtcaCAAATTTGCCTTATCGCTGCAAAGTAGAATATTTTCTTCTTTAATATTTTATCCAATAGACATGAGCTGGTCTACTGAAAATATAGACCCAGTTCAGTAATCAATTAGTGGCAACAtcaattactccctctgtctcactttatgtgaaggtgtttgacttgACAAGAtgttaagaaataaagaaatattTTTAGAACTTATGGTCTAAAAAAACTCATAAAAAATTATGTGGAGTCAgtccaaaaaagaatgacatatttttatatttagtaaaatTCAACTTTAAATTTACCTTTTTACCTTTAATCAAATGATTTCTACCCACAAATTTTTATGGATTGTTTTatatcacaagtttcaaaaatcttcatttatttcttaaacttcgtgctaAGTCAAACACCTTCATATAAAATGGGACTGAGGAagtaaatttaaagttaaatttttactaaatatagaaaggtgtcaaaTTTTTTTTGGACTGATTAAAAAagaaagagtgtcatataaattgagatgtAGTGAGTATCTTTTTAAGTGCTACTTGTAAGTTGCGCTCTAAAAAGTGTGCTTTGGTTTTCATTTGCAACATTTTAAAGTTTCACTTGTTTTCTTCAATTTACAATTCTCAGATCACTTTATATTTGCTTTGCGTTACATTATGTAACTTATATAGCATGATCTTTTAGAGTAGTTgagatcagtgttttaaaaggcggggcatAAGGCGAGACATTTTATGTCTGcctcagcgaggcgtaagccccgaagcacggggcgtaagccccgaagcacggggcgtaagcctcatgagactttaatttttagtatttcataaaaagatataattataataaatacttttaaataggtaaaatagaGTAAAAATtcgaagaaaactataaatatatgctccatccccacaaaaaaaaaactaatcagcacaatctattatacgctacttacaagcacaagtgactgctcgttacttttttgaaatagtagaagacaagataaataattggaaaagaacatatattaggcattctagcaataaaaaaaggtcgtaacttttaaatttaatgtttcggttcctttttaaaatatttgagtaattactagttgacttttgagaatttggggaTTATAttgaggacttatttaacaaattttgttttaatttgaagaagttttctaggcttacgccccaacaaaaaaaaactcgccccaaacgcccagacgtacgccccgaattgctgggcgtacgccttttgAGACTTTCACCTCAAACCATCGCCCCGGGGCATTTTTGATATGCCCCGCCCCGaggctcgccccgaaaacgccttttaaaacactggttgaGATTAGGAGGAAGGAGAAGAATGCATGGAGATGgaagttatgtatatatatattggtctATTTTTTCACAACTTGAAAAAGGGGATTGAAAGTATCAATCCCTAAGTAATTATTGCAAACCACTAATTATGCAAAAATAACTATAAAACTTTCAGACCGACTTGAAGATTATAAAATTAGAACGTCTCCAAGATTTATTTAAAATCGTCATTTCattgagagaaaaagaaaaaagaaaaaaaagctcACAATCATCTCTTTAACTCTCTCTCAATAGTATTTGAAATCGCACCAAAACAGTGCCTTATTTTCTCACATTGTATAAGTGACCTACTTCATAACTTAACGAACcatcaaaaaattatttaaaccaGTTTGTTCAGAAATAAACATTTGCAGGAAATTTTTTAATAAGATACAAGACACACTAAAAGTGACTCCAACACTCCATAAGGGCCACGAGTGTATTTGGTATGATTTCCAGCCGGAAATAACTTAGCTTTAAAAACTATTTTCtgaatcatttttcattttggTTGGTTTTGAAGTGCTAACTCatacaaataataaaaaatatagcATATGAAACATGGAATTGGTGTTCTGCTGATAATTTTGATATTAAAGGTTCACAATTGTATCTTTAATTGATTAAAAATAGTAACGCAAAGCCAGAGTTTAGACAGCTGCAAAGACAAAGATTTACGCCAATGAACTTCCATTGGATAATAATATAATTCTTTTgaagaaacaaaataaaaataaaatgagaaTAATCAATTGAACATGTGTCAAAGACCTGATGAATACATACAAGCTGGCAAAACTTATATTCCAAATAATCTCATCAATTGAACATGTTTCTCCCACAGAGATTTGCAAAGGACTGCTCAGATTGGGAAACCAGCAGAAACTAGACTACATAACCAAATGAACAAAAAAACAAAGTTTTTCTACAGTACAGCAAACGAACAACTGAATACCAAAAGAATAGGAAGGGTGTATAATTACTTTCTCCATACAGGTAAAAGACTATGACACTAGAGAAAAACATAGGGGAAAAAACGAACACAAGATCTGTCATAAAACATAAGAAGCAGGAGGAGGAGGTTGAAAGGTAGCAAGGAAGAAGCACAGGACTCGACTGAGCAGGTTCATCCGATGAGCAAGAATCATCCCTTCAAGTATATAGTTGGTAGCAAGCAACCGATGGAATGAGAAATGCATATCAAGAGAGTTCTGTTAAGTTTTCTAGTTTATGTTCATGTACAGTCAACCACTATTTTATGTGAATATCATTACTCCTTACACAATAATGACCAAAGAGTCCAGGGATCGTCCCTACCATGTCTCCATGTTAGTGTGCAAAAAGTGCAAATCTGGACCATCCATCAGAAGAGCACAGTTGGTCGGGCAAAAGTAAGAGAACTATGACATGCTACATTAAGTGAAGTGTTGGGTCGATCAATTGCATTAGGTAGGAGATGCAAGACTTATCTTACGAATAAATTGAGGCAAATTTAGCACTATAAAGTCGGCTAAATACGAAATGGTCTgcccaacacccccccccccacccccccccacccccacccccaccccaattGTCAATGCAAAACCATGGAGCATTAACACAAATACACGACACACAAAGTAGCACCTTCCCGTAGTAAGCAACTATAAAACTGGAGTGCATGCTTGCATGGAAAACTATTTCACTACCTTGGAAACCACAAAGAATGCACTTTCAATATGTATTGATCGAGCAAAAACTAATCAATCAAATGGCAGTATAACTAGATTGCTAAAATGAAACGCCTAAACACTGTACAAGGAATGGATTCCCTACATCTTTGATGGATATTTTACAGGAGGTAAACTGGCCCTTCTGACGAAGCTATATATTCGCAAGCATCTTTGAGACTGGGAACTACTTGATTTGGTGTCGTACTTTTATCTCTTGAATGATGGCAAACTCTCACTATTGTCATGCTGAGAAAGTACAGAAATAAACTACCTTTAGCATTAGTCTTAAAACAGTTTCATAAAAAAATAGCAATCAAGTAGATAAATGAAATACTTCAAACACTCATGGAGTAAAAGAGGAGTAAAAGAGTTGCATCAATAATACTACCACTACATCGAGTTTCTTGCACAGTTTTAAAATCTTGTAACCCAAAGTGCATCTATTCATATTAAGCTCTCAGTAATACTATAGCTTCCAGGTGGTCATATCATTCCTTCAAACTATTTCACAAATCAAGTGGATGTTTCAAGGTTAAATATCCGATCTCCAATCCTTCATCGAAATAATGATGAAGGGAAATTATGGCTTTCACTTAATCCCGACTTGATACTTCATTTCCTTGTATAGTATTCAAGACCTTTAGCGTTAAGATAAATTTTAGCATCAAGGACCCATAATAAGACTCCCTTCATTCCAATTTATGtaacactctttcctttttagtcagacccaaaaagattgacacctttttatatttagtagtaACAATTAACTTTAACATCTCTATTTTACCcaaaatgagatgatttatagccatatAAATATCTAGGACTTATTTTAGACcaaaagtttcaaaagtcttcctttttttcttaaactccgtgcccagtcaaacaccatcacataaattaggacggcaGGAGTAATTCTTTTCAAAAATGTCAAGTGACACAGATTCAAGAAATGTATGGCTTTTCTTTGAAAAGGGAGATTCTAACAACATTGTTTGAAGACAATATTGCATGCATACCTCAACTGAAATGATGATACATTAAAGGGAGACAGCATAAATCACATTTCACCAAAATTATTTCACTTATCATCTTCAACAGAACGGTGAAATAGATGTTGGAATAATACATAAATCTCCTTTGTACTTGCGAATTTTCAATTATATACTTGAACTTTGCAGGGGTCCTATGACCTCCTATATGTGTTTGAAGTGGTACACATACCATCTTCTACGAGACAACCAAGTTTTGTGTATAGCAGTGAACTACAAGTGCCACTTTATCTTGTCCCCTCTTTCTCATTCTTTCTTTATTCTCTATTCCTTTTGTGTCCATTATCCACCACTTTATCCACTACTCCACCATCAAAGGTCTCACCATGGCATTGTCCATTCTCTGATCTCTTTCCCTCAAACACCACTCGAAGAAGCTTCGTTGTTTAAAGGATGAAGGTCACCATTAGTGGTTGTTGGGTCTTCTTGAATCTGAAGGTTGCCTAGAGACAATAGCCAGGAAATGAAATATGTGATTATTAGGCCTTTTGAATGGTGTCAAGATGGATCTTTGAATCTGAGAGGTGAGTAATGGACTTTAGCTATAAATGGTGGAGATGGGTCTTCTTGAACCTGAAAGTGAAAGGGAGAAATGAAAGGGGAGAAATGATAGAACAAGTTGAATTTGAAATATTGAGTAAAGGGTTCTTATATGAAGTAGGtgcctatgttgctcggactcttcaaaaatgtcgacGCGTGAGTGTAGAATGTAGTGCATTCTTGGAGGATTCAACACGGGTGCGGCAACATTTTGCgagagtccaagcaacataggTAGGTGCAGTGAAATGTTTGTTGGATTGATGAAGATAAAAATTGGAGGTTCTTCTAGAAAAATTGGACAAGTCCAGCGGAGGAAAATATGTATTATCCCAATAGATGTTCAGTAAATTCATTCAAGTGATAATTTGACAGATTTCTTAACTGAGGCATTGCCACCCTCAACATTTGAGAAGCTGATACACAAGATTGGAATGCATCATCTCCATGATATTTTCATTAGAGGGATAAAATATGtgatgtactctttttcccttaaccaaagTTTTTTCTCATTGtttcctggtaaggtttttaatgaaaCAACTGCAATGCGTATTACTAAATgagtactctttttcctttcacTAAGATTTTTTGCCACTGGTTTTTCTTAGTAAGGTTTCAATGAATCACGTTATCTaataatggacatccaaggggggaTGTTGTGGACATATTTATTTATGCGGATGTCCAAATATTCTATCTAATAAACCATTTCAATACATGTTGTCACTTAATTATTGTGATTTTTGGGATGTATTCTTGTGACCTTTGGATGTATTTTGTATCCTATAAATAGGGCACTCTTAACCCCATGGAAGATACACTTGAAGAACTAAGAAAAGTTCTCTCTTCCTCTCAACATTTCTTGTCTACACCATATTCCATATTATTCTTATTTCACAACATAAGTGagattgtaggagtttggttAGTTTTAGGGTTTTGGAGTAAAAGTGTCCATTTTTTGCAAACATTAAGCATCATTTTCGTTTTCATTTTTTGATAAGAAACTAAGGATCGTGTGTGTTAAGAGTACATATGAAGGACCAAAATATTTGACCGCTATACATTAAGGACCCCTTCGTCCATGACATGTATCTTACATACATGGCACAACTGGTGTTATGGAAAAATAACCTTTAACAATATAGTAACAGCATCACCCCACAGACATCAAATGTGAATAGTTCCGGTGGCTTGACTCTAGGGGATATAACGTGAAGTAGAAAGGCAAAAAACTGATATTATGGCTTGCCAAGAGGAGAACAGATGAGTGTCTCTAATATGTGATTTAAAATTAACAAATAAAGAACAACAAATTACAGTAATTTTTCCTGGAGGaaattccataacaaaattcatttaTTGCATGGGAAGGTTGTAGAAAGATATCATCCTCAAGGATCAAGAAGTGTCAATAATGAAAACGAGTGTTATTCAAAGAGTGTTGATGCTGAGCTAAGACTGAAGTTTGGGAAGATCCATGGTAAACTCTGTAGACTAACACGAGTAATTTACTTAGCAAATGTACAAGTAATTTACTTAGCAAATGTAACGGAAAAGTAGGAGCAGTAAACATGTAGCACATATAAGCAAATGACGGAATTAAAACCCAACAATCAGCTCTTACAGCAATCAAATCACCGGCACTCGCACCTGATCCTTGCAGTCCTCAAGACAGTGATCCAGATCCCTTGTCCTTTACCTTCTCTTACACCATTTTCCCAAGAGCCAGTTAGTCCCATCAGGACCTAACAATCCACCAGAAAAGCAGCTGTCTCCTGGGATATTCACTCAGTGTCAGAGGAAACAAGTACTTGTTAACTGATTTCTGTTTTCCTAAATGAACTTAAATCTCCCCCAAGGAAAGTCAAAAGCAGAGAAAAGTAAAAACTAGGAAAATGAATTATTGACATAATTCTTTTAATTAAGGGTTAAATCAAGTTTAAGAGCATTCTCTAATCAGCGGATAAGATCATTTGGTAGAAGTAAATTATCATCACTCGAACAAACAACACTTTAACATCAAGATGAGGCAGATAGAGACCTGGTTGGGCAAGTACAACGGGTGAAGAAGTCTCTTTCCTGGTGTGAAATGAGGGCTGGTGCTGTGTAATGTCATCTAGAGGTGGAAGGTcagtatcatcatcatcaagaaTAATCACAGGGGGCATGTTTTCTGTACTTTTCTTACTACAATTCCTTGAGCCTGACGTTCCATCTTTATTTCCTGATCCGTGCACTAGACTTCCATCATGGACAGCCTTCTTAGGGCCAATTGATTGATGCAAGTTTTGGTTTGCTACTTCATGCAGATAAGTGGAAGTCTCTGAAGTGCCTCCATCTTTGTTTCTCATGGAAGAGTCTTTGTTGTGATTATTTTTGTGAAGACTGCTAGCTATAATATCTTCTGCCGTGTTTAGTATAATCCTATCCTTAGACTTatactttctttttctccttggtCTAGATAAATCATCACATGATCCAATTACCATGCATAAATCTTCTTCTGTCTCAGCAGGTGCCTTATTCTGATTCTCATATGAATCTCTGTCAACTTTTGGTTCTTTACTTCCCTGGTAGTTTTTCTTGGAGGCTTTCGACATTCTCAAAATTTCATTATCTTTTCCTTCAAGTGCCATCTCAAGTTCTTGGACCCTAACCTATAAATAGCCGCACAATCAAGCACTTTCAAAGCTCAAATTTTGTAATATACCATATTTCATTTAGGACGTCGGAAACTTACCTTCAACTTATTTTTCTTCTCTTTAGCTTTCTGAAGTTTCCTGAGAGAACGAGCCTCTTGCCTGTTGCACTTGGTCATTAGTTCTTTGTAACTTCTGCCAGATAAATGCAATAAAGTTTTCTGTCAAACTTAGAGTTAACATATTGAGATTGCTTCTGTGCTTGATAAAAATAGATCAAGAAAATAAAGATTGCTTTTGAGCTTGAGAAAACGAGATCATTGTGAATGACAAACTATCCAGCTCAAAGAGCTGGAAACTACCTTTGCCAGGTGAAAATATCAAAGGAGTGAATTAGGAAAAAAGATCTGATTAAGAAAAGGATTTCCATTGTAGACCCAAGCCTAACACTTAGCATCACACTGATGTCATTCCATAGACAAGTGAATAATAATACTCCATCAACATGTAGCTACATAATAGCCAACCTTGTTGCAACAAAACAATAAAACTCATTACTTAACTAATCCACATAGAAAAAGTTGCCCTGTAACTACCTATAAAGCAGCAAGAAGCCAACATTTGTTTTGAAACAGAACTACTTTTGGAGCTTTATATGTAAGCATATAGCATAATGTACAagaactattttttatttttgcttttGCATTTAGAAGTTTCAGTTCAATAACTTCAATTTCCTCACAGAAATCACTGTTCCTTCTCATAAAGTAGAATTAGGAAGCCTGGCTCTTAGTAGAGTTGCTAGGCTCATCAAGCTTACGTTTTACCGAATGAACTTTCTATCTACATGGCCTATCCCCAATATCAGATCAGAAAGTAATTTTCCCGAGCTTGAGAGGAAACTCAGTGTAATATATCAAAGTTTTTAGAATTCAGATTTCCCACGAATGAACTTCCAAGGATCATATCTACAACATAAAAACAAGGGGAAAAAATCTCTAAAGCAAAAGAAGAGCATTCAGATATGAAGTTTCATGCTGAAAACTGTAACTTCCTAAATAAAAGTAAAAGCTTACTTGTTACGGATGACCAATGATTTTTTCAGGACATCAATTGTCTCTTTGCTATTGACATCATTTCCTAATGAAGCAAGTTTCAAGACCTCTTCTTCCTCCAAGCTAAAATCGCAGACTCTGAAGTAAACCatgaagaaaaagggaaaaagaactATTGTAAATCTAATATAAGGATGCAACTACTTGTTGCCCTCAATATGATTGACTTACAACTTGAGTGTTGCAAGCTCCTTAGCTAGAGCCATATTTCTATCTTGTAGCCTTATGCACTCCAAAGTTGATCGATCTAGCTCCTGTAGCACAAATTTGCCCAGAATATAGTAACTAATAACTTACATATATACCACCTAGAAGAATTACGTACAAGCATGCATGAATAGATGCACTAGCAAAACATCATGAGGAAAGAATATCTACCTTGGATTTAAGATGTAGCAACTGCTGCATGGCTGCCTCTTGTTTCACAGCTTCATCCTTTAGAGTCACTTCCATTTTCAAATCCTCCTTGCATGTGAACAGctgaaacaaaaaaataaatcccATTACTACAAAATTAGTTGAGATGAAAACGTGATGACATAAAGTCTTGCGCAGATCAAGTTTGAACCAAATATGCTCACATAAATATCTTTAGTTTTAGTTGATGGTGCCAGATTCTTCTCAACTTTACTAGAGCCATGCTTATTCCACCTAAGAACGTGTCTTTTGGTTCTGAGCAAAAATGAGGCTTTTGCCAATCATTAGCCAAACAATAACCTAAAATACGGAAGATGTATATTTCATTCCTCACATGTAATCTGTAGACATAGAACTCTTCATGGAACTCACGAATTTTTATATCTATCAAACTTCTGTCATTTTCATTTGGTCAACTATGGGCAAAAAGACTTGGAAAGAAATTGACTTTTCTCATCTCTGTGATGGATGATTTCACGAAACAAGTACTCAGCTGTTTGGTGATTGAAGGAGGAGATTACCATACTTAGATTCTAAATCAAGTAGAAAATTTGTTTCTAAATCTTTCGCTAATGTGAGGAATATTAGGGCTACAGGGAAGCATGGTGAGTTTCTCTGCAAAATTATATTTTCTCTAGCTGGCAACTTTGTGTATGATATTTGCAATGTAGATTGTATCTGTTACATGAAGGTAAGGCTGATGTATCTGACTAGTTGCCCGCAGAACCTCACAATAGATTATCCCTGCCCTCGAGTTTTTGGCCAAAAACATCCCTGAACTATACCAAGAACTTAAGGTACTTCCTTAAAATACCACGCTGAACAAAAGAAATCCTTTAAGTATCCAAAATGTAGCAAGTTTCATCCTTTTGACCAGACTGTTAAAAAGACTAACAGACCCACCCATGTGCAACTCGTGACTCCAGAGCTCTCTCATATATATCCTTTCTATCTCATCAAATTGAGAAAATACCGTAAATAGAATAAGCATGAGGCAATTGCGTAGCATTCGACAGCTTTATATTCTGTATTCATGAGAGATAAAGAGATAGCAAGATGAACTATTTACCTCTGCATTGACTTCTTTGAGATCTTTCAGTTGTTTTTCCAAAGTGGAAGTCAGTCGTAAAACTTTCCCTTCCAACCTTTTGACCTCATTTCTCAATTCCCGATGATCCTCTTCATAATCGCGAGGTTTCTGGGTGAGACTTGTATCATTTGTATCGCCAAtagattggaaataaagcctAGTTGCATTTTCTTCTGAACAAGCCTGTTTGCAAACTGGACAATTCTTCTTTTTCACATTTTTTGCGCAGTATTCAAACCATTGCTGAagactggtttttttttttttttgcaaccaTAACATACAAACAGAAACAAATATATCAGATAAGGACAACAACTATCTCTATCAGATAGTCAATTGTTTTAAAGTAgggaacagtttttttttttttttttcccataagTAAGCATAAAGGTACATTTGGTTTAAAGGAAAATGTTTACCTTAGGAAATCATTTCTCTGATCATCTTTTAGTGTTTACTTGACTATAAAAGCAACTAACATAAAGTACTTGTACAAAGTGTAGAATTATGGTGCAGAAGAATAGTTTGGTGATAATTTTAGTATTAAAGGTTAACAACAATGCATGACTgttaaggaccc
Encoded proteins:
- the LOC132640656 gene encoding uncharacterized protein LOC132640656 isoform X2; this encodes MVGVNNFAKTICSICYEDQNPIIEDLQSVTICGHVFHELCLQQWFEYCAKNVKKKNCPVCKQACSEENATRLYFQSIGDTNDTSLTQKPRDYEEDHRELRNEVKRLEGKVLRLTSTLEKQLKDLKEVNAELFTCKEDLKMEVTLKDEAVKQEAAMQQLLHLKSKELDRSTLECIRLQDRNMALAKELATLKLVCDFSLEEEEVLKLASLGNDVNSKETIDVLKKSLVIRNKQEARSLRKLQKAKEKKNKLKVRVQELEMALEGKDNEILRMSKASKKNYQGSKEPKVDRDSYENQNKAPAETEEDLCMVIGSCDDLSRPRRKRKYKSKDRIILNTAEDIIASSLHKNNHNKDSSMRNKDGGTSETSTYLHEVANQNLHQSIGPKKAVHDGSLVHGSGNKDGTSGSRNCSKKSTENMPPVIILDDDDTDLPPLDDITQHQPSFHTRKETSSPVVLAQPGDSCFSGGLLGPDGTNWLLGKWCKRR
- the LOC132640655 gene encoding 1-aminocyclopropane-1-carboxylate synthase 4-like — translated: MALLSKLATNEQHGENSPYFDGWKAYDNDPFHLVNNPNGVIQMGLAENQLSFDLIEEWIKRNPKASICTTEGMESFRTIANFQDYHGLPEFRSAIAKFMEKTRGSRVKFDPERVVMAGGATGANETLMFCLADPGDAFLVPSPYYPGFNRDLRWRTGVQLLPISCKSSNSFKITIEALKEAYENAQQANVKVKGLILTNPSNPLGTTLDRDTLKNLLTFTNEHNIHLVCDEIYATTVFDAPQFVSIAEIITNDEVTNRCINKDLVHIVYSLSKDMGFPGFRVGIVYSFNDDVVNCARKMSSFGLVSTQTQHIIAAMLSDDEFVEEFLIESAKRLRKRHEKFTGGLEEVGIKCLKSNAGLFCWMDLRPLLKEPTHDGEVTLWKLIINDVKLNVSPGSSFNCPETGWFRVCFANIDDQTVDIALVRIRMFVDGNNDVKENGVAKEKQHWKRSNLRLSFSNGKYDENVMSLNMMSPNSPIPHSPLVRARN
- the LOC132640656 gene encoding uncharacterized protein LOC132640656 isoform X1 produces the protein MVGVNNFAKTICSICYEDQNPIIEDLQSVTICGHVFHELCLQQWFEYCAKNVKKKNCPVCKQACSEENATRLYFQSIGDTNDTSLTQKPRDYEEDHRELRNEVKRLEGKVLRLTSTLEKQLKDLKEVNAELFTCKEDLKMEVTLKDEAVKQEAAMQQLLHLKSKELDRSTLECIRLQDRNMALAKELATLKLVCDFSLEEEEVLKLASLGNDVNSKETIDVLKKSLVIRNKSYKELMTKCNRQEARSLRKLQKAKEKKNKLKVRVQELEMALEGKDNEILRMSKASKKNYQGSKEPKVDRDSYENQNKAPAETEEDLCMVIGSCDDLSRPRRKRKYKSKDRIILNTAEDIIASSLHKNNHNKDSSMRNKDGGTSETSTYLHEVANQNLHQSIGPKKAVHDGSLVHGSGNKDGTSGSRNCSKKSTENMPPVIILDDDDTDLPPLDDITQHQPSFHTRKETSSPVVLAQPGDSCFSGGLLGPDGTNWLLGKWCKRR